The following are from one region of the Macaca thibetana thibetana isolate TM-01 chromosome 2, ASM2454274v1, whole genome shotgun sequence genome:
- the SERPINI1 gene encoding neuroserpin, giving the protein MALLGLFSLLVLQSMTVGATFPEEAIADLSVNMYNRLRATGEDENIIFSPLSIALAMGMMELGAQGSTQKEIRHSMGYDSLKNGEEFSFLKEFSNVVTAKESQYVMKIANSLFVQNGFHINEEFLQMMKKYFNAEVNHVDFSQNVAVANYINKWVENNTNNLVKDLVSPRDFDAATYLALINAVYFKGNWKSQFRPENTRTFSFTKDDESEVQIPMMYQQGEFYYGEFSDGSNEAGGIYQVLEIPYEGDEISMMLVLSRQEVPLATLEPLVKAQLVEEWANSVKKQKVEVYLPRFTVEQEIDLKDVLKALGITEIFIKDANLTALSDNEEIFLSKAIHKSFLEVNEEGSEAAAVSGMIAISRMAVLYPQVIVDHPFFFLIRNRRTGTILFMGRVMHPETMNTSGHDFEEL; this is encoded by the exons ATGGCTCTCCTTGGACTCTTCTCTTTGCTGGTTCTGCAAAGTATGACTGTAGGGGCCACTTTCCCTGAGGAAGCCATTGCTGACTTGTCAGTGAATATGTATAATCGTCTTAGAGCCACTGGTGAAGATGAAAATATTATCTTCTCTCCATTGAGTATTGCTCTTGCAATGGGAATGATGGAACTTGGGGCCCAAGGGTCTACCCAGAAAGAAATCCGCCACTCAATGGGATATGACAGCCTGAAAAATG gtgaagaattttctttcttgaagGAGTTTTCTAACGTGGTAACTGCTAAAGAGAGCCAGTATGTGATGAAAATTGCCAATTCCTTGTTTGTGCAAAATGGATTTCATATCAATGAGGAGTTTTtgcaaatgatgaaaaaatattttaatgcggAAGTAAATCATGTGGACTTCAGTCAAAATGTAGCCGTGGCCAACTACATCAATAAGTGGGTGGAGAATAACACAAACA ATCTGGTGAAAGATTTGGTATCCCCAAGGGATTTTGATGCTGCCACTTACCTGGCCCTCATTAATGCTGTCTATTTCAAGGGGAACTGGAAGTCACAGTTTAGGCCTGAAAATACTAGAACCTTTTCTTTCACTAAAGATGATGAAAGTGAAGTCCAAATTCCGATGATGTATCAACAAGGAGAATTTTATTATG gggAGTTTAGTGATGGCTCCAATGAAGCTGGTGGTATCTACCAAGtcctagaaataccatatgaagGAGATGAAATAAGCATGATGCTGGTACTGTCCAGACAGGAAGTTCCTCTTGCTACTCTGGAGCCATTAGTCAAAGCACAGCTGGTTGAAGAATGGGCAAACTCTGTGAAGAAGCAAAAAGTAGAAGTATACTTGCCCAG GTTCACAGTGGAACAGGAAATTGATTTAAAAGATGTTTTGAAGGCTCTTGGAATAACTGAAATTTTCATCAAAGATGCAAATTTGACAGCCCTCTCTG ATAACGAGgagatttttctttccaaagcAATTCACAAGTCCTTCTTAGAGGTTAATGAAGAAGGCTCAGAAGCTGCTGCTGTCTCAG GAATGATTGCAATTAGTAGGATGGCTGTGCTGTATCCTCAAGTTATTGTCGACCATccgtttttctttcttatcagaAACAGAAGAACTG GTACAATTCTATTCATGGGACGAGTCATGCATCCTGAAACAATGAACACAAGTGGACATGATTTTGAAGAACTTTAA